The region TGAGGATGTCATGTTGGCAAGTGATTGATTATAATAGTTTAaacaattttcattaattttttgaATGTTCATTAGTTTTTTAATgttgtaatttaatttaattttgagttACGCAATAGTAAATatcttgaatatttataaaatttatacaGAGTGAATGATATTTTTAAGTGCCATTCATAAAATGGGTTACATATTTGTCCAAATTTGGgatgagagaaaaaaatatatgcACTTGCTCTACTATGTATATCCAAATTATTTATTGAGAAAATGttatttcttttattatatatTGGTTTAGATGAAGAAGTAGGGTCAGTCCTAAGTCCTAACTCCTTTTAACATTGTTAAAGTGAAACTAAAAATTACTAAAACAGCCCTATGAAATATCTTAATATTTTTGAGCACATCATTGTAATATAATAATTGTAGGATAATCTattgaaattaatatttaatttattcatgATTTAGAGAATAAACTTACACTAAGTTTTTTTAAGCTTAATTGAATTAAATTCACTTATAGAGAAATTTGTCCATAcactgttttttttaaatatataacaaatttaaagtgaattCAACTTTTCCATTTTATGAATATGTATTCTTATTTAAAATAGTAGAAGGTATAAATAATCTCATTTTTATTATATGatacaattatttaaaattaataggaATGAAATAATATTCAAttgtaaaaacgaaattaaaGTTTGAAAACAATATgacataaattaataatatattactaaatattttttaatttattttttaaacaaatttaaattataaataataaattttataaaaatgtgtATGACTATCCCATGCATCGCACGAGAAAACGTCTAATTTAAATAATTCCTCTTAAATTATGGGTAAATTCATgtgaattttattcaatttaaaatttattttaacttttaaaaaatttcaaaactaaaataaaataacttttaaatttaaaaaaaaaactattataaaaATGGTCAGTAAACTCTTTTTTGTCCTGTTATGACattttctaataataaaaaattaatcttTTCTTAAAAATTATTGAATTCTAATCAACAACTTGTTTATAttattacataaatataaataactatTATTGTTAGAGATTAATTCTAAATCAACCGTTTATATTCATTTAACTAAACTAGCACGTAATTGTTGAGCTATATGTCCCATCTATTTATAAgttatctttatattttttaaatttaattgaattttaaacaaTTTCTTATGAACTAAATTAAATATATCTTCATTATAAAAGTATAGTACTAATTGGATTGCCATATTTATTTCTTAATCTTATCTATTTGCATTTTCTTACAATTGCATAATCATATTAGACATAGTTGTTTTCATCACTAAGTACAATCTTCTCTTTTTTTCCACTTCCACAAACAATGTCAAGATTGTAAAACACTATCAACATAGCCAAAGAGCTCAAGAAAACCAAGACAGGACCAAATATCCAAAGTAAAAGTGGAAGTGCAGAGTAGAAAATCCTATTTCCAATAGTgttcaaagttgttcctctctccaaaatctctaccaaataTTCAGGAGTAACCAAAGACATAACATCTTGTGGTGTGCAAATTAGGAGGCTTAATTGGTTGAGAAACCTAATTGAGAGGCTGTGGCAGAAAAATGAGAATAAGAATATGGTAAGCAGTGTCACATATTTAAGAGCTACCATAAATTCGCCATGAGCACCATAGATAACATCTTCGAGAGGC is a window of Vicia villosa cultivar HV-30 ecotype Madison, WI unplaced genomic scaffold, Vvil1.0 ctg.000366F_1_1, whole genome shotgun sequence DNA encoding:
- the LOC131627540 gene encoding uncharacterized protein LOC131627540, whose translation is MEWKTYYLDMILVPLGFLMTISYHVWLWHKTRSEPFSTSIGINAHARRFWVPTMLKDIEKKNILVAQSLRNLIMGSTLMATTSILLSAGLAAIISSSYSIKKPLEDVIYGAHGEFMVALKYVTLLTIFLFSFFCHSLSIRFLNQLSLLICTPQDVMSLVTPEYLVEILERGTTLNTIGNRIFYSALPLLLWIFGPVLVFLSSLAMLIVFYNLDIVCGSGKKEKIVLSDENNYV